The following coding sequences are from one Ornithodoros turicata isolate Travis chromosome 1, ASM3712646v1, whole genome shotgun sequence window:
- the LOC135395310 gene encoding uncharacterized protein LOC135395310, protein MLTPHLGGFGGSSGTGSKHVYIIKTVTTGGSSGGQGGGHGASGAGLGKGFGGGADVWQSAGGVGAGWQAGGAGAGWQLGGSGSGAGAGWQLGGSGSGATAGWQVGGGNLGRHGGFGGSAKGTGVATKHVYVIKTVSSSGHRGGASATGGHGGGFGGAPAGAGWQPTGSGAGAGAGAALGWQPAGSGAGAGWQAGGNGARGLGAAGWQPAGAGAGWQDTGAGASGAEWQPAGGAGSGGASTGSAQVIIVKSAGAASGAGAGAGAGWQAAGAGTGAGWQAGGAGAGWQAAGAGAGAGWLSSGGQGAAGGAGWW, encoded by the exons ATGTTGACACCACACCTCG GCGGCTTCGGTGGCAGTTCTGGCACTGGAAGTAAGCACGTCTACATCATCAAGACCGTGACGACCGGAGGCTCGTCCGGCGGTCAAGGTGGAGGTCACGGTGCCAGTGGCGCTGGTCTTGGCAAAGGTTTCGGTGGTGGGGCTGATGTTTGGCAGTCTGCTGGCGGCGTCGGAGCTGGATGGCAAGCTGGAGGTGCTGGTGCAGGCTGGCAGCTCGGCGGTAGTGGTTCTGGTGCTGGAGCTGGCTGGCAGCTTGGTGGTAGCGGATCTGGTGCCACAGCTGGCTGGCAAGTTGGTGGTGGAAATCTTGGCAGACATGGCGGATTCGGAGGCTCGGCTAAGGGCACTGGTGTAGCAACTAAGCACGTTTACGTCATCAAAACTGTAAGCTCTAGTGGTCACCGCGGTGGTGCTAGTGCTACTGGAGGTCACGGCGGTGGATTTGGTGGGGCACCAGCTGGAGCTGGCTGGCAACCCACTGGATCCGGTGCTGGTGCTGGAGCTGGTGCTGCTCTTGGCTGGCAGCCTGCTGGATCCGGAGCTGGTGCCGGTTGGCAGGCCGGTGGTAATGGTGCTAGAGGACTTGGCGCCGCTGGGTGGCAACCTGCTGGAGCTGGTGCAGGGTGGCAAGATACCGGAGCCGGTGCTAGTGGTGCTGAGTGGCAACCAGCTGGCGGTGCTGGTAGTGGCGGAGCCTCTACTGGATCAGCACAAGTAATCATCGTCAAGAGCGCAGGCGCCGCCAGTGGGGCTGGCGCAG GCGCTGGTGCCGGCTGGCAAGCCGCTGGAGCCGGAACTGGGGCCGGCTGGCAAGCTGGCGGAGCTGGGGCTGGCTGGCAAGCTGCAGGAGCTGGTGCTGGGGCTGGTTGGCTGTCTTCCGGCGGCCAAGGTGCTGCCGGAGGCGCTGGTTGGTGGTGA